The genomic segment TGGCAGCGCCGGTTAACCCGAGCGCGGCAGCTGCGCCTAGACCGATGGCGAAAATGGTTCCAACCCCGGGAACGGCCAGCGACGCGGCGGCTGTTCCTATCCCCAGTCCGGCGCCGGAACCGATGGCGGCGCCGACCACGGTGGTGATCGCCTTGCCGACGCCGGGCCGCTCCGCCTCGGTGGTCGGCAATTGTGCAACCTCTTCGGGTGAAGATTCCGGCGTCAGCAAGATGACTGCGTCCGCCCTGATCTTGTGACCCAGCTCGCCCAGCGCCTTGGCGGCTTCAGCGCGCGAATTGAACACCCCAACGATTCCTTCCATGCATTCGCTCCTGAACTGCTTGGATGCGGGAAGGCAGTGGGTAGTGGCTAGTCACTTAGTGGCTCGCCTTCACGACAACTTTTTCTTCGCAATCGGGCGCGCGAAGGCATTCGTCGGATTGTGACCATTCACCTGCAGGACCTTCTTGTAATACTCGATGGCTTGCTCTTTTTCGCCTGATTTTTCGTAGGCTTGCGCCAGCAGCACCAGAATGAACGGATCGCGCTGGTCCGCCTTCTGCAGGCTCGCGATCGCAGCCTTGCTGTCGCCGAGATAGTAGGCCACGTAGCCCTCCAGGTAGGGGAAAAACGGCGCCTGCTCGGGGTTGGTGCCCTTGTCGAGGATCGCCTTTGCGGCCGCGACATGCTTTTGCGCTTCGGCGCGATTGCCCCGGCGGGCAGCGATGCGCGCCTGCGCGTGCTCCCAGCGGAAATTCCACAAGTCTATGCCGGCGGGCTTGGTGTCTTTCTGTTTCAGCCCGGCCTGGTGTCCTTTTGCGTACCACGACTGGGCGTTTTCGAGGTCGCCAGACTCCAGGTAAATACGCGCCAGCTCGTTGGCAACTTCGCCGGCGCCGGCGAAATTTTCCTTGGCGATGTCGTCGTCGTACAACGGTTGTTCGTATTTCGCAGCCTCGGCGGCTTTGCCCTCGAACGCGTAGGAAAACGCCATGTTGCGCGAAGCCTGTGTCTTGGACTCGGGCGGTGCGACTTCGAGCGCCTTGGCAAGGTAACGGCGTGCCTCATCGTACTTGCCGTCGAGATCGAGCACCGCGCCCGCTCCCAAATTGGCCTGGTAGGAATTCGGATCGGCCTTCAGCACCTGCTGGTAGAGCGCGAGTGCCTGGTCCTGGTGGCCTTCGCTGTTGAGCTTGCGCGCCTGCTTGATCAGGTCGTCATTACTGGTTTGCGCCAGGGCGGCGGCGCCGCAGAGAAGAAGCGTGGCAATCAGTCGTAGGTTTTTCATGCGAGCGAGATTATCGCGGTGCGTCAAGCGAAACGCAAATTTTTGAGCACGGCAGTAATGCCTCATCAATGGTGCTCTCGTGCTCAGTGCGGAACGCATCCAAACAGCGAAGGAGACGAACCATGCTGGAACGAAAACTTTCGCTCGCGGAAATTCTCCTGGTTGCCGGCACCCGGGTGGCGCTTGGGATCGGGATCGGCCTCTTACTCTCGACCCGTTTGAACAATGATCAGCGCAAAGCCGCTGGCATAGGACTGGCATTGTTCGGAGGACTCACCACCATCCCGCTGGCCCTGACGATCGTGTCCAGAGGCCGCGAAACGGCCCTTGATTTCAAATCCGTAGCGTGAATGGCGCCGAGAGTGGGGATTCCTAGGTCGCAGTCGCGGCGGTCTCGGAGCTGAACGATTGCACCGCCGCGTTTTCATCCTGGAAGACCTCGAAAACGTTCAGCAAGCCCAAAATTTTCAGGGTTTGCGAGACCAGCTTGGAAGGATTGACCAGCTTCAGCGCGCCGCCCTTCTGCTTGAGAGAAGACTGGTAGCGGACCAGCACGCCGACACCGCTGGAGTCGGCCATCGGCACCTCGGTCATGTTCAGTACCACGAAATAGCTGGACTCGGCCACTATGCCCTCCAAGGCGGAGCGCAGCTCATCCACGGCTTCTCCCAGCTTCAATTGTCCTTTGAGCCGGATGCTGTATACCTTGCCGAACTTGCGAACGTCGATGTCCACGAAAACCCCCTCCAGGCCCCAACACTAGATTCTAACCCTTTCGGCTAAGCTGCCAGACCGCGCCATGGTAGCGCGATTCGTTGACACTGCGGGATAGGCTTTGTTACAGTCCGCAGAACGTTAAAGTAGTTCGCCCAGATTTGCAAGCCTGTCGCTCGCGCATCCCAGCGGAGCTGGTAGGGGAAATCGTAAAATTCAAGGAGTCGCTCCATGGCGACGCAAAGGCCCGCTCCTTTCATCCCGGAAAGCGACTTCGCCGGTTTATTGCTGGCGGAGCGCGAGGTCGCGCCTCGTGCGCAGGTGATCGCGCAGGAGGCAGCGGCGCTGTT from the Terriglobales bacterium genome contains:
- a CDS encoding tetratricopeptide repeat protein is translated as MKNLRLIATLLLCGAAALAQTSNDDLIKQARKLNSEGHQDQALALYQQVLKADPNSYQANLGAGAVLDLDGKYDEARRYLAKALEVAPPESKTQASRNMAFSYAFEGKAAEAAKYEQPLYDDDIAKENFAGAGEVANELARIYLESGDLENAQSWYAKGHQAGLKQKDTKPAGIDLWNFRWEHAQARIAARRGNRAEAQKHVAAAKAILDKGTNPEQAPFFPYLEGYVAYYLGDSKAAIASLQKADQRDPFILVLLAQAYEKSGEKEQAIEYYKKVLQVNGHNPTNAFARPIAKKKLS
- a CDS encoding STAS domain-containing protein, with the protein product MDIDVRKFGKVYSIRLKGQLKLGEAVDELRSALEGIVAESSYFVVLNMTEVPMADSSGVGVLVRYQSSLKQKGGALKLVNPSKLVSQTLKILGLLNVFEVFQDENAAVQSFSSETAATAT